Proteins encoded together in one Carya illinoinensis cultivar Pawnee chromosome 3, C.illinoinensisPawnee_v1, whole genome shotgun sequence window:
- the LOC122303704 gene encoding uncharacterized protein LOC122303704, which produces MTQISSAIFCLPSTADWPISSAVCRPKFFVSPCSSLHCKLADLLRNLPPKRQILKLVYTTLRLCHYVNSSASSLVERTRIDGRGEENVASRIKFVTSQLHMTKSKGNALSELD; this is translated from the exons ATGACGCAAATCTCCTCAGCCATTTTTTGTCTCCCCTCCACTGCAGATTGGCCGATCTCCTCCGCAGTTTGCCGACCAAAGTTCTTCGTCTCCCCTTGTTCCTCCCTCCACTGCAAATTGGCCGATCTCCTCCGCAACCTACCTCCTAAGCGTCAGATCCTGAAGCTCGTCTACACTACTCTGCGGCTCTGCCACTACGTGAATTCCTCTGCGTCATCTCTA GTAGAGAGAACGAGAATCGATGGGAGAGGAGAAGAGAATGTAGCCTCAAGAATTAAATTTGTGACTTCTCAGCTGCACATGACAAAAAGCAAAGGAAATGCTCTATCTGAACTTG ATTAA
- the LOC122303705 gene encoding uncharacterized protein LOC122303705, which produces MCKVDKSTTIEPKRARMTICQESNRVQRISIRKSCSLLAGKALRAIPTTRMHLLLLSWLRLILAVQLVLALVPPSLGNKSIHEHIQPPPQPLANGSQQEHQTISKQTSQ; this is translated from the exons ATGTG TAAAGTAGACAAGTCTACCACAATAGAGCCTAAAAGAGCCCGAATGACAATATGCCAGGAAAGTAATCGTGTTCAACGAATTTCCATAAGGAAGTCGTGCTCTTTGCTAGCTGGGAAAGCTCTCAGAGCAATCCCAACAACTAGAATGCATTTGCTGCTTCTAAGTTGGCTAAGATTGATTCTAGCAGTTCAATTGGTACTAGCTCTAGTTCCTCCTAGCTTGGGCAACAAATCGATTCATGAACACATTCAACCGCCCCCTCAACCACTTGCTAATG GGTCACAACAAGAGCACCAAACCATTAGTAAACAAACAAGTCAGTAG